In Amycolatopsis methanolica 239, a single genomic region encodes these proteins:
- a CDS encoding exodeoxyribonuclease III produces the protein MPAGNVLGVFTVSTVNVNGMRAAAKKGFVEWLAASGSDVILCQEVRAEAGQLPKDVVAPAGWHAHHAPSAVKGRNGVSVYSRAEPSEVRVGFGEAEFEDSGRYLEVHLPGVIVASLYLPSGDVGTPRQDEKERFMAAFLPYLIELRGKAEAAGCEVVVGGDWNIAHAEIDLKNWKGNQKNSGFLPEERAWMSRVFGEAGYVDVQRKLDPEGPGPYTWWSYRGKAFDNDAGWRIDYLVTTPGLAEKCTSVVVERAASYELRWSDHAPVTATFDFSPE, from the coding sequence GTGCCTGCCGGTAACGTGCTGGGCGTGTTCACCGTCTCCACAGTCAACGTCAACGGCATGCGCGCCGCCGCCAAGAAGGGGTTCGTCGAGTGGCTCGCCGCCAGCGGGTCCGACGTGATCCTCTGTCAGGAGGTGCGCGCCGAGGCCGGGCAGCTCCCCAAGGACGTCGTCGCGCCGGCGGGGTGGCACGCGCACCACGCGCCGTCCGCGGTGAAGGGTCGCAACGGCGTCTCCGTCTACAGCCGGGCCGAGCCGTCGGAGGTGCGCGTCGGCTTCGGTGAGGCCGAGTTCGAGGACAGCGGGCGCTACCTCGAGGTGCACCTGCCCGGCGTGATCGTGGCCAGCCTCTACCTGCCGAGCGGTGACGTGGGGACCCCGAGGCAGGACGAGAAGGAACGCTTCATGGCCGCGTTCCTGCCGTACCTGATCGAGCTGCGCGGCAAGGCCGAGGCGGCAGGCTGCGAGGTCGTCGTCGGCGGTGACTGGAACATCGCGCACGCCGAGATCGACTTGAAGAACTGGAAGGGCAACCAGAAGAACTCCGGCTTCCTGCCGGAGGAGCGGGCCTGGATGAGCCGTGTGTTCGGCGAGGCCGGGTACGTGGACGTGCAGCGCAAGCTCGACCCGGAGGGGCCCGGCCCGTACACGTGGTGGTCCTACCGCGGCAAGGCCTTCGACAACGACGCGGGCTGGCGCATCGACTACCTGGTCACGACGCCCGGCCTGGCCGAGAAGTGCACGTCGGTGGTGGTGGAGCGGGCGGCGAGCTACGAGCTGCGCTGGTCCGACCACGCCCCGGTGACGGCGACGTTCGACTTTTCCCCGGAATAG
- a CDS encoding DUF6247 family protein — protein sequence MKHEDQTRSLVTEVVPEAFPWVRFLPREDVQAFVVELVDALEGAEALCNPAPVAQVITSWRHTAEVHADPELLAVLQRDGDDFGAVPAPGAADA from the coding sequence ATGAAGCACGAGGACCAGACCCGGTCCCTGGTCACCGAGGTCGTGCCGGAGGCGTTCCCGTGGGTGCGCTTCCTGCCGCGCGAGGACGTGCAGGCCTTCGTCGTCGAACTCGTCGACGCGCTCGAAGGCGCGGAGGCCTTGTGCAACCCGGCACCGGTGGCTCAGGTCATCACCTCGTGGCGGCACACGGCGGAGGTCCACGCCGACCCCGAGCTGCTTGCCGTGCTGCAGCGTGACGGAGACGACTTCGGTGCGGTGCCCGCTCCGGGGGCAGCGGACGCGTGA
- a CDS encoding type II toxin-antitoxin system RelE family toxin — MSPKRGDPVAPPAVGGEWEIRFSTAEAVKGWHELEAAARGNLRKAWETMRTDPGPGPGKPTSRHHQLKGGLAHGTHQGRSLPRWQLEVTGAGRVWYLFDEPRRTVWVQHAGVGHPKQAD, encoded by the coding sequence GTGAGCCCCAAGCGTGGTGACCCGGTCGCGCCGCCTGCCGTCGGCGGCGAGTGGGAGATCCGGTTCAGCACCGCGGAAGCCGTCAAGGGCTGGCACGAACTCGAAGCGGCGGCTCGGGGGAACCTGCGGAAGGCCTGGGAGACCATGCGGACGGACCCCGGTCCCGGGCCCGGTAAGCCGACCAGTCGCCACCACCAGCTCAAGGGCGGACTCGCGCACGGGACGCACCAGGGGCGCAGCCTTCCGCGGTGGCAGTTGGAGGTCACCGGCGCGGGCCGGGTCTGGTACCTCTTCGACGAGCCGCGGCGGACGGTCTGGGTCCAGCACGCGGGGGTCGGGCACCCGAAGCAGGCCGACTAG
- a CDS encoding TDT family transporter — MLERAPRLSRPGTTPNWFASVMGSGIVATALPAPLSLLRPVVTVVWALAAAWLVVLVWQLVADRRRQHRHLRDPVLVHFWGAPPMALLTIGAGAVALGRDWIGTGPALVAGAVLWTAGTALGLVTAVGVPYRMITGRIPAAEPFAGWLMPVVPPMVSAATGAALVPHLPAGQPRLALLLACYAMFGISLFATVVLLPQIWHRLVTAGTEAARVPALWIVLGPLGQSITAANLLGAAAPGVLPFGAAAEAFGLFYGLAAWGFAMLWLAIAAAVTLRTVRAGMPFSLTWWSFTFPVGTCVTGTSALAAVTGSALFGGAAVALYVLLVGAWVTVVVRTGQTWGRR; from the coding sequence ATGCTCGAACGCGCGCCGCGCCTGTCCCGCCCCGGCACCACCCCGAACTGGTTCGCCTCCGTCATGGGCAGCGGCATCGTCGCGACCGCCCTCCCGGCGCCGCTGTCGCTGCTGCGGCCAGTGGTCACGGTCGTCTGGGCGCTGGCCGCGGCGTGGCTGGTGGTGCTGGTCTGGCAGCTGGTCGCGGACCGGCGGCGGCAGCACCGGCACCTGCGCGACCCGGTGCTCGTGCACTTCTGGGGCGCGCCGCCGATGGCGCTGCTGACGATCGGCGCGGGCGCGGTGGCGCTCGGCCGGGACTGGATCGGCACCGGCCCGGCACTGGTGGCCGGCGCGGTGCTGTGGACCGCGGGCACGGCGCTGGGGCTGGTGACCGCGGTGGGCGTGCCGTACCGGATGATCACCGGCCGCATCCCGGCCGCCGAACCGTTCGCCGGGTGGCTGATGCCCGTCGTGCCGCCGATGGTCTCGGCGGCCACCGGCGCCGCGCTCGTGCCGCACCTGCCTGCCGGGCAGCCGCGGCTGGCGCTGCTGCTGGCGTGCTACGCGATGTTCGGGATCAGCCTGTTCGCGACGGTGGTGCTGCTGCCGCAGATCTGGCACCGGCTGGTGACCGCGGGGACGGAAGCCGCCCGGGTGCCCGCGCTGTGGATCGTGCTGGGACCGCTGGGCCAGTCGATCACCGCAGCGAACCTGCTCGGCGCGGCCGCGCCCGGGGTGCTGCCGTTCGGGGCCGCGGCGGAGGCGTTCGGGTTGTTCTACGGCCTCGCCGCGTGGGGGTTCGCGATGTTGTGGCTGGCGATCGCGGCGGCGGTGACGTTGCGGACCGTGCGCGCCGGGATGCCGTTCTCACTCACCTGGTGGAGCTTCACGTTCCCCGTCGGCACCTGTGTCACCGGTACCAGCGCGCTGGCCGCGGTGACCGGTTCGGCGTTGTTCGGCGGGGCCGCGGTGGCGCTCTACGTTTTGCTCGTGGGCGCCTGGGTAACCGTCGTAGTGCGGACGGGTCAGACCTGGGGACGCCGGTAG
- a CDS encoding LysR family transcriptional regulator gives MPLRVTDLAGFELLLSVAQLGSIGAAARAHGISQPAASARIRQLEAQTGVALVDRSPRGSRLTDSGALVADWARPVVEAATDLEAGIAALRARRDEHLRVAASLTVAEYLLPKWLAALRRIDPGTAVALTSGNSGEVAAQVLAREVDLGFVEGPDLPAGLDAETVAVDELRLVVAPGHPWARRRRPTRPEELAATPLISRERGSGTRRALEVALAPAELAEPLLELSSTTAIKSAVMEGIGPAVLGAHTVAAELTAGTLVAVDVGGVDLHRELRLVWRAGSRLRGPAADLAAIAVRGA, from the coding sequence ATGCCCCTGCGTGTCACCGACCTCGCCGGTTTCGAGCTGCTGCTGTCCGTCGCGCAGCTCGGCAGCATCGGCGCGGCAGCGCGCGCCCACGGGATCTCCCAGCCCGCGGCCAGCGCCCGGATCCGGCAGCTGGAGGCGCAGACCGGCGTCGCGCTCGTCGACCGGTCGCCGCGCGGCTCCCGGCTCACCGACTCCGGCGCGCTGGTCGCCGACTGGGCCCGGCCGGTCGTCGAGGCCGCCACCGACCTGGAAGCCGGGATCGCCGCGCTGCGCGCCCGCCGCGACGAGCACCTGCGCGTGGCGGCCAGCCTGACCGTCGCCGAGTACCTGCTGCCCAAGTGGCTCGCCGCGCTGCGCCGCATCGACCCGGGCACCGCGGTGGCGCTCACCTCGGGCAACTCGGGGGAGGTCGCGGCGCAGGTCCTGGCCCGCGAGGTCGACCTCGGGTTCGTCGAAGGCCCCGACCTGCCCGCGGGACTCGATGCCGAGACGGTCGCCGTCGACGAACTCCGGCTCGTCGTCGCGCCCGGCCACCCGTGGGCCCGGCGACGGCGGCCGACGCGGCCGGAGGAGCTGGCCGCCACGCCGCTGATCAGCCGGGAACGCGGCTCCGGCACCCGCCGCGCGCTGGAAGTCGCGCTGGCGCCCGCGGAGCTGGCCGAGCCGCTGCTGGAACTGTCCTCGACGACGGCGATCAAGTCGGCGGTCATGGAGGGCATCGGCCCGGCGGTGCTGGGCGCGCACACCGTCGCCGCGGAGCTCACGGCGGGCACGCTCGTCGCCGTCGACGTCGGCGGAGTCGACCTGCACCGCGAGCTCCGGCTGGTCTGGCGCGCCGGGTCGCGGCTGCGCGGCCCGGCGGCGGACCTCGCTGCGATCGCCGTCCGCGGGGCCTGA
- the trpS gene encoding tryptophan--tRNA ligase has protein sequence MSEAPETTARPRVLSGIQPTADSFHLGNYLGALRQWVRMQDTHETFYMVVDLHAITVEQDPKVLRQRTRVSAAQLLALGVDPERSALFVQSQVPEHAQLSWVLECLTGFGEASRMTQFKDKAAKQGTDHASVGLFTYPVLMAADILIYQADAVPVGEDQRQHLELTRNLAQRFNQRFGKTFTVPEPHIVQGTAKIYDLQDPAVKMSKSASSPNGIIELLEDPKRSAKKIRSAVTDTGREVRFDRENKAGVSNLLSIYSALTDRTIADLEAAYEGKGYGDLKKDLGEVLVEWVAPIQERVQSYLDDVAELDKVLARGAAKAREVSSRTLARVFDRVGFLPPAS, from the coding sequence GTGTCCGAAGCGCCAGAAACCACCGCCCGCCCGCGCGTGCTCTCCGGGATCCAGCCGACCGCCGACTCGTTCCACCTCGGCAACTACCTCGGCGCGCTCCGGCAGTGGGTGCGCATGCAGGACACGCACGAGACCTTCTACATGGTCGTCGACCTGCACGCGATCACGGTCGAGCAGGACCCCAAGGTGCTGCGGCAGCGCACCCGCGTCTCGGCCGCGCAGCTGCTCGCGCTGGGCGTGGACCCGGAGCGCAGCGCGTTGTTCGTGCAGAGCCAGGTGCCCGAGCACGCGCAGCTGTCCTGGGTGCTGGAGTGCCTGACCGGGTTCGGCGAGGCCAGCCGGATGACGCAGTTCAAGGACAAGGCCGCCAAGCAGGGCACCGACCACGCCAGCGTCGGCCTGTTCACCTACCCGGTGCTGATGGCCGCCGACATCCTGATCTACCAGGCGGACGCGGTGCCGGTCGGTGAGGACCAGCGCCAGCACCTGGAGCTGACCCGCAACCTCGCGCAGCGGTTCAACCAGCGCTTCGGCAAGACGTTCACCGTGCCGGAGCCGCACATCGTCCAGGGCACGGCGAAGATCTACGACCTGCAGGACCCGGCGGTGAAGATGAGCAAGTCGGCGTCCTCGCCGAACGGCATCATCGAGCTGCTGGAGGACCCGAAGCGCTCGGCGAAGAAGATCCGCTCCGCGGTCACCGACACCGGCCGCGAAGTCAGGTTCGACCGCGAGAACAAGGCGGGCGTGTCGAACCTGCTGTCGATCTACTCGGCGCTGACCGACCGCACGATCGCGGATCTGGAGGCCGCCTACGAGGGCAAGGGGTACGGCGACCTGAAGAAGGACCTGGGCGAGGTCCTCGTCGAGTGGGTCGCCCCGATCCAGGAGCGCGTCCAGTCCTATCTGGACGATGTGGCCGAACTGGACAAGGTCCTGGCCCGGGGCGCGGCAAAGGCGCGCGAGGTGTCGTCGCGGACGCTGGCGCGGGTGTTCGACCGCGTCGGATTCCTGCCGCCCGCCTCCTGA
- the yhjD gene encoding inner membrane protein YhjD, which translates to MAEEKEKLVPRLRRKYPWLDHLVRANDAFGERYGNHYAAAITYFSVLSLFPLLMVGFSIAGFVLANNEAALNELRDGIISSTPPGIGDFVTKIVDAALASRGGTGVFGLLLALYSGIGWMSNLRDALTAQWGQEKKSRPIVSTTIKDLLALGGLGLAMVVSFGLTAVGGGVGNFLLGLVGLEDQSWARFLLRLATIVLSLLANMLVFLWVLSRLPREKVSARSAIKGAAIAAVGFEVLKQVGSIYLASVTSSPSGVLFGPIIGLLVFANLVSRFLLFVTAWTATARENLVTTVEPPPPAVIRPTVEVRRGPGVGAVAGAFSAGAALAWLGRRRR; encoded by the coding sequence GTGGCGGAAGAGAAGGAAAAGCTGGTCCCGCGGCTGCGCCGGAAGTACCCGTGGCTCGACCACCTGGTGCGGGCCAATGACGCGTTCGGCGAGCGCTACGGCAACCACTACGCGGCGGCGATCACCTATTTCAGTGTGCTGTCGTTGTTCCCGCTGCTCATGGTCGGGTTCTCGATCGCCGGGTTCGTGCTGGCGAACAACGAGGCGGCCCTGAACGAGCTGCGGGACGGGATCATCTCGTCGACGCCGCCGGGGATCGGCGACTTCGTCACCAAGATCGTCGATGCGGCGCTCGCCTCCCGCGGCGGCACCGGGGTGTTCGGTCTGCTGCTGGCGCTCTACTCCGGCATCGGCTGGATGAGCAACCTGCGGGACGCGCTGACCGCCCAGTGGGGCCAGGAGAAGAAGAGCCGCCCGATCGTCTCGACGACGATCAAGGACCTGCTGGCGCTCGGCGGGCTGGGGCTGGCGATGGTCGTGTCGTTCGGCCTGACCGCGGTCGGCGGCGGGGTGGGCAACTTCCTGCTCGGGCTCGTCGGCCTGGAGGACCAGTCGTGGGCGCGGTTCCTGCTCCGCCTGGCGACGATCGTGTTGTCCCTGCTGGCGAACATGCTGGTGTTCCTGTGGGTGCTGTCGCGGCTGCCGCGGGAGAAGGTGTCGGCGCGCAGCGCGATCAAGGGCGCCGCGATCGCCGCGGTCGGCTTCGAGGTGCTCAAGCAGGTCGGCTCGATCTACCTGGCGAGCGTCACCAGTTCGCCGAGCGGGGTGCTTTTCGGGCCCATCATCGGTCTGCTGGTGTTCGCCAACCTGGTGTCCCGGTTCCTGCTGTTCGTGACGGCCTGGACGGCGACCGCGCGGGAGAACCTCGTGACGACGGTCGAACCCCCGCCGCCGGCGGTCATCCGCCCGACGGTGGAGGTGCGGCGCGGCCCCGGCGTGGGCGCCGTGGCAGGCGCGTTCAGCGCCGGTGCCGCACTGGCCTGGCTAGGCCGCCGACGCCGATAG
- a CDS encoding D-alanyl-D-alanine carboxypeptidase family protein yields MRRGFLLSLVLVVLSGLVPFAGTATAAPAVCPDAVVPPPPVDTSEQPPPGVASPAPLPVPKTAVGGARMGECGVVYPSGAAVPPDTTAASWVLQDLETGEVLAAKNPHARERPASLIKTLLALVVIRDLKPGQVIVPTAEDVSQECTCVGLVAGGRYTVDLLLHGLLMHSGNDVAHAFATALGGVPATVRKMNELAAELGATDTRAATPSGLDGPGMSASAYDMSLIFNYAMKQPEFADSIATRTVQIPDQPGKPAFSIVNDNKLLGTYNGFLGGKTGFTDDARHTYVGGAEQNGRRVAVVLMRAENRPAPVVNQAKALLDYGFALARSNASPVGHLVSPVVSEQAADGGTTDVAGVSEAGAAGKKDPFGVTGWILTLVVAVIIVAGFVIGHHRKKGQSY; encoded by the coding sequence GTGCGACGCGGTTTCCTGCTCTCCCTCGTTCTGGTTGTGTTGTCCGGTCTCGTGCCGTTCGCCGGCACCGCGACGGCCGCTCCCGCCGTGTGCCCCGACGCGGTCGTGCCACCCCCACCGGTGGACACCTCCGAACAGCCCCCGCCCGGCGTCGCCTCGCCCGCTCCCCTGCCGGTGCCGAAGACGGCCGTCGGCGGGGCTCGCATGGGCGAATGCGGTGTCGTCTACCCGTCCGGCGCCGCGGTTCCGCCCGACACCACCGCCGCGTCCTGGGTGCTGCAGGACCTCGAGACCGGCGAGGTGCTCGCCGCGAAGAACCCGCACGCGCGGGAGCGCCCGGCATCGCTGATCAAGACCCTGCTGGCGCTCGTGGTGATCCGGGACCTGAAGCCGGGCCAGGTGATCGTCCCGACGGCCGAGGACGTGAGCCAGGAGTGCACCTGCGTCGGCCTCGTCGCGGGCGGGCGGTACACCGTCGACCTGCTGCTCCACGGCCTGCTGATGCACTCCGGCAACGACGTCGCCCACGCCTTTGCGACCGCGCTGGGCGGCGTGCCCGCGACCGTGCGGAAGATGAACGAGCTGGCCGCCGAACTCGGCGCGACGGACACCCGCGCCGCGACGCCGTCGGGTCTGGACGGCCCTGGCATGTCGGCGTCGGCCTACGACATGAGCCTGATCTTCAACTACGCCATGAAGCAGCCCGAGTTCGCCGACTCGATCGCCACCCGCACGGTGCAGATCCCGGACCAGCCCGGCAAACCGGCGTTCTCGATCGTCAACGACAACAAGCTGCTCGGCACCTACAACGGTTTCCTCGGCGGCAAGACCGGCTTCACCGACGACGCCCGCCACACCTACGTCGGCGGCGCCGAGCAGAACGGCCGTCGCGTCGCGGTGGTCCTGATGCGGGCCGAGAACCGCCCGGCGCCGGTCGTGAACCAGGCCAAGGCGCTGCTGGACTACGGCTTCGCGCTGGCCCGCTCCAACGCGTCACCGGTGGGCCACCTGGTGTCGCCGGTGGTGTCGGAGCAGGCCGCGGACGGCGGCACCACGGACGTCGCCGGCGTCTCCGAGGCCGGGGCCGCCGGCAAGAAGGATCCGTTCGGGGTGACCGGGTGGATCCTGACGCTGGTGGTGGCGGTGATCATCGTGGCCGGGTTCGTGATCGGGCACCACCGCAAGAAGGGGCAGTCGTACTGA
- a CDS encoding SCO4848 family membrane protein, which produces MSRRVAWFLLAFGIWSWVIWITFVKNLWASENSWGPDGSATGFFVVHLILAIVSFTLGTIIGIIGWRGLRTKRPDKVDV; this is translated from the coding sequence ATGTCTCGACGTGTGGCGTGGTTCCTGCTGGCTTTCGGGATCTGGTCCTGGGTCATCTGGATCACGTTCGTGAAGAACCTGTGGGCCAGCGAGAACTCGTGGGGGCCGGACGGATCGGCCACCGGGTTCTTCGTGGTGCACCTCATCCTGGCGATCGTGAGCTTCACCCTGGGGACGATCATCGGGATCATCGGATGGCGCGGACTGCGCACGAAACGCCCCGACAAGGTCGACGTCTGA
- a CDS encoding succinate dehydrogenase iron-sulfur subunit yields MTAVAEQNTVNGIPAPEGSVTITVKIQRFNPEIDDAPHWESYEVPALPTDRVLNLLFNIKNYVDGTLSFRRSCAHGICGSDAMQINGINRLACKVLVKDLLAKDGKETTVTVAPIKGLPTLKDLYVDMEPFFEAYRAVKPYLITYGNEPTRERIQSAADRERFDDTTKCILCAACTSSCPVYWNDGSYFGPAAIVNAHRFIFDSRDEGSEERLDILNDAEGVWRCRTTFNCTDACPRGIQVTKAIQEVKRALLFKRV; encoded by the coding sequence ATGACCGCGGTAGCCGAACAGAACACCGTGAACGGGATTCCCGCGCCGGAGGGCTCGGTCACGATCACGGTGAAGATCCAGCGGTTCAACCCGGAGATCGACGACGCGCCGCACTGGGAGTCCTACGAGGTCCCGGCGCTGCCCACCGACCGCGTGCTGAACCTGCTGTTCAACATCAAGAACTACGTGGACGGCACGCTGTCGTTCCGCCGGTCGTGCGCGCACGGCATCTGCGGTTCGGACGCGATGCAGATCAACGGCATCAACCGGCTGGCCTGCAAGGTGCTCGTCAAGGACCTGCTGGCGAAGGACGGCAAGGAGACCACGGTCACCGTGGCCCCCATCAAGGGCCTGCCGACGCTGAAGGACCTCTACGTCGACATGGAGCCGTTCTTCGAGGCGTACCGGGCGGTGAAGCCGTACCTCATCACCTACGGCAACGAGCCCACGCGCGAGCGGATCCAGTCGGCGGCGGACCGCGAGCGGTTCGACGACACCACCAAGTGCATCCTGTGCGCGGCGTGCACCTCGTCGTGCCCGGTGTACTGGAACGACGGGTCGTACTTCGGCCCGGCGGCGATCGTCAACGCCCACCGGTTCATCTTCGACAGCCGTGACGAGGGTTCCGAGGAGCGGCTGGACATCCTGAACGACGCCGAGGGCGTGTGGCGCTGCCGCACGACTTTCAACTGCACCGACGCGTGCCCGCGTGGCATCCAGGTGACGAAGGCGATCCAGGAGGTCAAGCGCGCGCTGCTGTTCAAGCGCGTCTGA